The following coding sequences lie in one Porphyromonas asaccharolytica DSM 20707 genomic window:
- a CDS encoding TolC family protein, producing the protein MIRSNRRTGLLLISLLLLVSSGYAQESYSLQQCLNYAVQHNSNVKKSSYDQEKAKQARKEVIGALMPQISGSAALNDNVKKAKFIMPNFMNNMLPEKMRDPNASQYMTIEMGTQYSANAGVAVNQQILNMSLFNTLDIAKVSERMATLAATSTEEDVIAQTATLYYGAQVTQYAAEQMEHSVELVDKMLRTMEASYSSGLIKKVDVDRLKVNLTNLKTQQAAIESGLEVQKNLLKLQMGLEVTEPIVIAPLDLDLLAQQEIAESGAATFDPAQHIAYQQLQEREKMAQLQERSKRYDYIPTLSLAFNAQYNYMSDKLFGGGNTQYSYPTAMLGLSLRVPIFSGLSRLSKVRESHMDLLKAQEDLRSLDQSLRMAHLNASLKLQDTQRTISLQKENQALAAQVFDLAQQNFTLGVASLSDVLNASQSLVQAQMSYASALGDYIKAYIDLKKSKGEIRDLME; encoded by the coding sequence ATGATAAGATCTAATCGTCGCACCGGGCTGCTCCTCATCAGCCTGCTCCTGCTTGTATCCTCAGGCTATGCTCAGGAGAGCTACTCGCTACAGCAATGCCTCAACTATGCTGTGCAGCACAACAGTAATGTCAAGAAGTCGTCCTATGATCAGGAAAAAGCTAAGCAAGCTCGCAAAGAGGTAATCGGAGCTTTAATGCCTCAGATCAGTGGGTCAGCTGCGCTAAATGACAACGTAAAGAAGGCTAAGTTCATCATGCCGAACTTTATGAACAATATGCTCCCCGAGAAAATGCGCGACCCCAACGCTTCTCAGTATATGACCATCGAGATGGGCACGCAGTACAGTGCCAACGCTGGAGTTGCTGTCAATCAGCAGATACTGAACATGTCGCTCTTTAACACGCTCGACATTGCCAAGGTCTCTGAGCGTATGGCGACACTAGCTGCGACCTCGACCGAGGAGGATGTGATCGCACAGACAGCGACACTATATTATGGAGCTCAGGTCACACAGTATGCGGCCGAGCAGATGGAGCATAGTGTAGAGCTCGTGGACAAGATGCTCCGCACGATGGAGGCTAGCTACTCCAGTGGTCTGATCAAGAAGGTAGACGTGGATCGTCTCAAGGTCAACCTGACCAACCTCAAGACACAGCAAGCTGCCATCGAGAGTGGTCTGGAGGTGCAGAAGAACCTCCTCAAGCTACAGATGGGACTAGAGGTCACAGAGCCGATCGTGATAGCTCCGCTAGACCTAGATCTACTAGCTCAGCAGGAGATCGCCGAGAGTGGCGCAGCAACCTTTGACCCCGCGCAGCATATCGCCTACCAGCAACTACAAGAGCGTGAGAAGATGGCGCAGCTACAGGAGCGCTCTAAGCGATATGACTACATCCCTACCCTATCTCTCGCCTTCAATGCTCAGTACAACTACATGAGCGACAAGCTCTTTGGCGGTGGCAATACACAGTACAGTTACCCGACAGCGATGCTGGGGCTGAGCCTGCGGGTGCCTATCTTTAGCGGTCTATCTCGTCTCTCCAAGGTGCGCGAGAGTCATATGGATCTCCTTAAAGCGCAGGAGGATCTGCGCTCTCTCGACCAGTCGCTCCGCATGGCACATCTCAACGCTTCGCTCAAGCTACAAGACACACAGCGGACGATCTCACTGCAAAAGGAAAACCAAGCCCTCGCAGCACAGGTCTTCGACCTAGCACAGCAAAACTTCACCCTCGGTGTAGCTTCGCTCTCAGATGTGCTCAATGCGAGTCAGTCGCTCGTACAGGCGCAGATGTCTTACGCCAGCGCCCTCGGAGACTATATCAAAGCCTACATAGATCTCAAGAAGAGCAAAGGAGAGATCAGAGACCTTATGGAATAA
- a CDS encoding TetR/AcrR family transcriptional regulator, with protein MNTNSRKDKYVAKAISILKQEGFRLSLDEMATKMGITKKTLYNNFSSKEELLKECVHAIAGDFQRVLSILDDEEVSAIESLTRCFAQLDELFVTLNPVFFSDLMRSNPDQAMLEHVMGSHYFSEKMTANLQRGVQAGLYRADLDIPFVCEYMSYSIFGFYIQAVIRSKPLPSGSYFASILQYHLRAIVSTQGN; from the coding sequence ATGAATACAAATAGTCGCAAGGATAAGTATGTAGCTAAGGCGATCAGCATACTCAAGCAAGAGGGCTTCAGGCTATCGCTCGATGAGATGGCTACCAAGATGGGGATCACAAAGAAGACCCTCTACAATAACTTCAGCTCCAAGGAGGAGCTACTCAAGGAGTGCGTGCACGCTATCGCAGGAGACTTCCAGCGTGTACTCTCGATACTCGATGACGAGGAGGTGAGCGCCATAGAGAGCTTGACGAGATGCTTCGCACAGCTAGACGAGCTCTTCGTAACGCTCAACCCCGTCTTCTTCTCCGACCTGATGCGTAGCAATCCCGACCAGGCGATGCTGGAGCATGTCATGGGGTCTCATTACTTCAGCGAGAAGATGACAGCCAATCTGCAGCGTGGCGTCCAGGCGGGTCTCTATAGAGCCGATCTAGACATCCCCTTCGTGTGTGAGTATATGTCTTACTCGATATTTGGCTTTTACATACAGGCGGTGATTCGCAGCAAGCCGTTGCCCTCGGGGAGCTACTTTGCCTCCATACTGCAGTATCACTTACGAGCTATCGTCTCGACACAAGGAAATTAG
- a CDS encoding choice-of-anchor J domain-containing protein: protein MRQRLYLFTLLLLGLLSSSHAQSNPYGVDPTATPIACTTIDLDFEDGQLPTDWLNVSLEGSRQWVLKTFDENTALRMTAYQSGSKCTTAFVSPLIEFPANEGRGYQLNFWSHTGYANGAKLVTKLLDRNGNVVQVLEEFIKESHPDWAPFWDEHTLYLPDTTKPGYICFEYIGNDDNTQGPIMTTTYEIDDIVIEPANAEQELTASVSSYDFYSRAINEDHTYTITFLGRNLPEDIQLSLTDSSKVFTLSTTTLPKEGGELVITYHPTEGGSHSASLSATAGDLYEGIMLYGRGLDPSNPYNVNVTMTPQALDEDFEPYGWDDSGYNLPKGWSQIPLKGRVAWEVRDYNNNMFLQINPFGLGVEVETAVTTPLIDMDPTKSYTLSFDYNWGFANGAELSVLLLDKAGKVVKELTTLSHTDNVLWRDDFTPMEILLPSGCDDSFITFLYRGLDSDDKSLKRTTAYRLDNVKVYAESDQPSSGSIKASESRVDFGEFLVGERDEYQISLTGEDLSEDMTISLEGDEGFTISPTTLPKEGGDITIAFDAKKSGSFTTKILVKSGEASLAIPVLATVEGNEGDDDDDPTPASYHFDTTATPISLNEDFESGSLPEGWSSQALVGTRQWIIKEYNSNQYAQFSAFKSGEQLTVGLITPLVAIDAAKEYKLQFDLKSGFCNGATLKVCLYDAQGQLTKELKTFTATEPEQGYADNFTTETIVLPKGISNSFILFEYKGDDSSQSKRTTTYQVDNVKVSQITSLQDVVTTPAYTIDGVKLTLTGHSSLTLYTVDGTMVAHGDYPAMSQLTLEPSKCYILLLNGITYKLMTRE from the coding sequence ATGAGACAAAGACTTTACCTCTTCACCTTACTACTCCTAGGACTACTGAGCTCCTCACACGCTCAGAGCAATCCCTACGGAGTAGATCCGACAGCCACCCCTATCGCCTGCACGACGATAGACCTAGACTTCGAAGATGGGCAACTCCCTACTGACTGGCTCAATGTATCTCTAGAGGGATCACGCCAGTGGGTCCTTAAGACCTTTGACGAGAATACGGCTCTACGTATGACAGCTTACCAATCGGGGAGCAAGTGTACCACAGCTTTCGTATCCCCTCTGATTGAGTTCCCTGCGAATGAGGGGCGGGGCTATCAGCTAAACTTCTGGAGTCATACAGGCTATGCCAATGGAGCAAAGCTCGTGACGAAACTACTCGATCGCAATGGCAATGTGGTACAAGTCCTCGAGGAGTTCATCAAAGAAAGTCATCCAGACTGGGCTCCCTTTTGGGATGAGCACACACTCTACCTACCTGACACGACAAAGCCAGGCTATATATGCTTTGAGTACATCGGCAATGACGACAACACGCAAGGACCTATCATGACCACGACCTACGAGATCGATGACATCGTCATAGAGCCTGCCAACGCTGAGCAAGAGCTCACCGCCTCCGTAAGTAGCTACGATTTCTATAGTCGTGCGATCAATGAGGATCACACCTACACCATCACCTTCCTCGGACGCAACCTCCCTGAGGACATACAGCTCTCACTCACTGACAGCAGCAAAGTATTTACCCTGAGCACCACCACCCTACCTAAGGAGGGTGGTGAGCTGGTCATCACTTATCATCCCACAGAGGGCGGCAGTCACTCAGCCTCTCTCTCCGCAACGGCTGGAGATCTTTATGAGGGGATTATGCTCTACGGACGCGGTTTGGACCCCTCTAATCCCTACAATGTGAACGTCACTATGACCCCGCAAGCTCTCGATGAGGACTTTGAGCCATACGGATGGGACGACTCTGGCTACAATCTACCCAAGGGGTGGAGTCAGATTCCTCTCAAAGGTCGTGTAGCGTGGGAGGTTCGAGATTACAACAATAATATGTTCCTACAGATCAATCCCTTTGGTCTAGGTGTAGAGGTCGAGACGGCCGTAACGACACCTCTGATCGATATGGATCCGACAAAGAGCTACACGCTATCCTTCGACTACAACTGGGGCTTTGCCAATGGAGCTGAGCTATCTGTCCTACTTTTAGACAAGGCGGGCAAGGTTGTCAAGGAGCTCACGACACTCTCCCACACCGACAATGTACTGTGGAGGGATGACTTCACTCCAATGGAGATCTTGTTACCCTCAGGCTGTGATGATAGCTTTATCACCTTCTTGTACAGGGGGCTGGACAGTGACGACAAAAGCCTAAAACGCACGACCGCTTATCGACTAGACAATGTCAAGGTGTATGCTGAGAGCGACCAGCCCTCATCGGGTAGCATCAAGGCGAGTGAGTCTCGTGTGGACTTTGGAGAGTTTCTCGTTGGAGAGAGAGATGAGTATCAGATCTCACTCACTGGAGAGGACTTAAGCGAGGATATGACTATATCGCTAGAGGGTGATGAAGGCTTTACCATCAGCCCCACGACCCTACCCAAGGAGGGTGGAGATATAACAATCGCCTTTGATGCTAAGAAGTCGGGATCGTTTACGACCAAGATCCTAGTGAAGAGTGGCGAGGCATCTCTCGCGATTCCTGTACTAGCTACCGTAGAGGGCAACGAGGGCGATGATGACGATGATCCGACCCCAGCCTCCTACCACTTTGACACAACGGCAACACCTATCTCTCTCAATGAGGACTTTGAGTCGGGCTCCTTACCCGAGGGGTGGAGTTCACAGGCACTAGTCGGTACTCGCCAATGGATTATCAAGGAGTACAACAGTAATCAGTATGCCCAGTTCTCAGCATTTAAGAGTGGAGAGCAACTGACCGTAGGACTTATTACGCCTCTTGTAGCGATAGACGCTGCCAAGGAGTACAAGCTGCAGTTTGACCTCAAGAGCGGATTCTGCAATGGTGCAACCCTCAAAGTCTGCCTCTACGATGCTCAGGGACAATTGACTAAGGAGCTTAAGACATTCACCGCCACGGAGCCTGAGCAGGGATATGCTGACAACTTTACCACAGAGACTATCGTCTTGCCTAAGGGCATCAGCAATAGCTTCATCCTCTTCGAGTACAAAGGCGATGATAGCTCTCAAAGCAAGCGAACCACAACCTATCAGGTAGACAATGTCAAGGTAAGCCAAATCACATCACTGCAAGATGTCGTCACAACGCCTGCCTACACAATTGATGGAGTCAAGTTGACCCTTACAGGTCATAGTTCTCTGACACTCTACACAGTAGATGGTACGATGGTGGCTCACGGTGATTACCCTGCTATGAGCCAGCTCACACTTGAGCCGAGCAAATGCTACATACTGCTACTAAACGGCATCACCTACAAGCTTATGACTCGTGAGTGA